A single region of the Cyclopterus lumpus isolate fCycLum1 chromosome 16, fCycLum1.pri, whole genome shotgun sequence genome encodes:
- the rspo3 gene encoding R-spondin-3, producing MQLQLISFVLIILHCMDYTGCQQHSSSRHRQHKQISGVSSGCQQGGCLTCSDYNGCLSCKPRFFMHLERIGMKQIGVCMTSCPSGFYGTRSPERNTCTKCRSECDSCFNKNFCTRCRAGFYLHLGKCQENCPEGLVRSDTQRECVPRCPAECEACVNSETCARCRPGLYQLSGRCHHVCPEDYEPSDKLMECTPQVHCEVGEWSEWSPCSRSGRTCGFKRGQETRTRQVLQYPSPFGNPCPEISEIKECLVKRRKCPGGRKKNERRERRNRNNRKDKENQEGRRERKRERDQERARDTGERDDSGNRNKTEHRRRRGHEADPVSPEDGLAQ from the exons ATGCAATTACAACTGATCTCCTTTGTTTTGATCATCTTGCACTGCATGGATTACACTGGTTGTCAGCAGCACAGCAGCTCCAGGCACCGGCAACATAAAC AGATCTCTGGTGTGAGCTCAGGGTGCCAGCAGGGTGGCTGTCTGACCTGCTCGGACTACAATGGCTGCCTGTCCTGCAAGCCGCGCTTCTTCATGCACTTGGAGAGGATTGGGATGAAGCAGATCGGGGTGTGCATGACTTCCTGTCCTTCGGGCTTTTATGGCACGCGCTCCCCAGAAAGAAACACCTGCACGA AGTGCAGGTCGGAGTGCGACTCCTGCTTCAACAAGAACTTCTGCACACGCTGCCGAGCAGGATTCTACCTCCACCTCGGCAAGTGCCAGGAGAACTGCCCCGAGGGGCTGGTCCGCAGCGACACCCAGAGGGAGTGTGTTCCCA GGTGCCCTGCCGAGTGCGAGGCGTGTGTGAACAGTGAGACGTGTGCGCGGTGCCGGCCGGGCCTGTACCAGCTCAGCGGGAGGTGCCACCATGTCTGTCCAGAGGACTACGAGCCCAGCGACAAACTCATGGAGTGCACGCCGCAAG tGCACTGCGAGGTGGGCGAGTGGAGCGAGTGGAGCCCCTGCTCTCGGTCCGGTAGAACCTGCGGGTTCAAGCGGGGCCAGGAGACCCGCACGCGGCAGGTCCTCCAGTACCCATCGCCCTTTGGCAACCCCTGCCCCGAGATCTCCGAGATCAAAGAGTGCCTGGTCAAGAGGAGGAAATGTCCAG GAGGACGGAAGAAGAACGAACGGAGGGAACGGAGGAACCGCAACAACCGGAAAGATAAGGAGAACCAAGAGGGGCGAcgggaaaggaagagagaaagggaccAAGAGAGGGCGAGAGACACGGGCGAACGCGACGACTCCGGCAACCGGAACAAAACCGAGCACAGGCGCCGCCGAGGCCACGAGGCAGACCCGGTCTCCCCCGAAGACGGCCTCGCGCAGTAG
- the mdh2 gene encoding malate dehydrogenase, mitochondrial — translation MFARAVRPTVSLARSLSTTAQNNAKVAVLGASGGIGQPLSLLLKNSPLVSQLSLYDIAHTPGVAADLSHIETRAQVTGYMGADQLDAALQGCDVVVIPAGVPRKPGMTRDDLFNTNATIVATLADAVARNCPEAMICVIANPVNSTIPITSEVMKKYGVYNPNKVFGVTTLDIVRANAFVADLKGLDPARVNVPVIGGHAGITIIPLISQCSPKVEFPADQLAALTSRIQDAGTEVVKAKAGAGSATLSMAYAGARFTFSVLDAMNGKEGVVECGYVRSEETECKYFSTPLLLGKNGIEKNLGLGKLTAFEEKLVAGAMNELKSSIKKGEEFVANMK, via the coding sequence ATGTTCGCCCGCGCCGTGAGACCCACCGTGAGCCTGGCTCGAAGCCTCTCCACCACCGCGCAGAACAACGCCAAGGTGGCGGTGCTCGGAGCGTCGGGCGGCATAGGCCAGCCGCTGTCTCTGCTCCTCAAGAACAGCCCTCTGGTGAGTCAACTCTCCCTCTACGACATCGCCCACACCCCCGGCGTGGCTGCGGACTTGAGCCACATCGAGACGAGGGCCCAGGTGACCGGCTACATGGGTGCGGATCAGCTGGACGCCGCTCTGCAGGGCTGCGACGTCGTGGTCATCCCCGCCGGCGTGCCCCGAAAACCCGGCATGACCCGCGACGATCTCTTCAACACCAACGCCACCATCGTGGCCACCTTGGCCGACGCCGTCGCCCGCAACTGTCCCGAGGCCATGATCTGCGTCATCGCTAATCCAGTTAACTCCACCATACCCATCACGTCGGAGGTCATGAAGAAGTATGGAGTGTACAACCCCAACAAAGTGTTTGGCGTCACGACCCTTGACATTGTCAGAGCGAACGCCTTCGTGGCAGACCTCAAAGGCCTTGACCCCGCTCGTGTCAATGTGCCGGTCATTGGAGGTCACGCTGGAATCACCATCATTCCCCTCATTTCCCAGTGCTCACCCAAAGTGGAGTTCCCCGCTGACCAGTTGGCCGCCCTGACGAGCAGGATCCAGGATGCCGGCACAGAGGTGGTTAAGGCCAAGGCCGGAGCTGGATCCGCTACCCTCTCCATGGCCTACGCCGGGGCCAGGTTCACCTTCTCCGTCCTGGACGCCATGAACGGGAAGGAAGGTGTGGTGGAATGTGGGTATGTCAGATCCGAGGAGACGGAGTGCAAGTACTTCTCCACACCTCTCCTCCTGGGGAAGAACGGCATTGAGAAGAACCTCGGCCTGGGCAAGCTGACCGCCTTCGAGGAGAAGCTGGTCGCCGGCGCCATGAATGAGCTGAAGTCTTCCATCAAGAAGGGCGAGGAGTTTGTGGCCAATATGAAGTGA
- the LOC117745084 gene encoding E3 ubiquitin-protein ligase rnf146-like, with the protein MASCGEVDHSVSSLPSSKKGNSNGGGGSGNSAESSCSGSSNSSLSVPECAICLQSCVHPVQLPCHHVFCFLCVKGASWQSKRCALCRQEVPDDFLERPTLLSPEELKASAGGRGGAASDHAWYYEGRNGWWQYDERTSRELEDAFSKGKKTAEMLIAGFLYVADLENMVQYRRNEHGRRRKMKRDVLDIPKKGVAGLRLDTEGVIGAAGRENSADGADTTVAGAQQPVTGIPSTVIAPPAAARPPTSLGGQPGSGSPTLEDALSQLQISPRPTPSNERAGEGEEVDEEEEVSPSRSSDPHTSVDESGSGDWSDDEEEEDEEEGGDGERVEPWEDRPRRQRLNPEDRSPPGAESASPPSSSSSGRSRMPDGQCTVTEV; encoded by the coding sequence ATGGCTAGTTGTGGAGAGGTCGACCACTCTGTCAGCTCGCTTCCATCCAGTAAGAAAGGCAACAGCAACGGTGGCGGTGGAAGCGGGAACAGTGCCGAATCCTCGTGCTCCGGCTCCAGCAACTCGTCCCTGTCCGTACCGGAGTGCGCCATCTGCCTGCAGAGCTGCGTCCACCCGGTCCAACTGCCGTGCCACCACGTCTTCTGTTTCCTGTGCGTGAAAGGAGCGTCCTGGCAGAGCAAACGCTGTGCtctctgcagacaggaagtgccgGACGACTTCCTGGAGAGGCCCACGCTTCTCTCTCCGGAGGAGCTGAAGGCATCTGCGGGTGGTCGGGGCGGGGCAGCGAGTGACCACGCCTGGTATTACGAGGGCCGCAACGGTTGGTGGCAGTACGACGAGCGAACCAGCCGAGAGCTGGAGGACGCTTTTTCCAAGGGCAAGAAAACCGCCGAAATGCTGATCGCCGGGTTTTTGTACGTGGCCGACTTGGAGAACATGGTGCAGTACAGGCGCAACGAGCACGGTCGCCGGCGCAAGATGAAGAGGGACGTTTTGGACATCCCCAAGAAGGGAGTGGCGGGACTGCGTTTGGACACCGAGGGTGTTATTGGGGCAGCCGGTCGAGAAAACTCTGCTGACGGGGCGGATACGACAGTAGCGGGAGCACAGCAGCCGGTTACAGGTATCCCCTCTACTGTCATAGCCCCTCCAGCCGCTGCCAGGCCTCCCACCTCCCTCGGTGGTCAGCCTGGCAGCGGCAGCCCCACTCTGGAAGATGCTCTCTCCCAACTGCAAATCAGCCCTAGGCCCACACCTTCAAATGAGCGGGctggggaaggagaggaagttgatgaggaagaggaggtctCACCCTCCCGGTCCTCTGACCCTCACACCTCTGTGGATGAGTCTGGCTCTGGAGACTGGAGcgacgatgaagaggaggaggatgaagaggaggggggagatggAGAGCGCGTTGAGCCCTGGGAGGATAGGCCACGGAGGCAAAGACTGAATCCAGAGGACAGATCCCCTCCTGGTGCAGAGTCGGCCTCGCCTCCTTCATCCAGTAGCAGTGGAAGGTCCAGAATGCCTGATGGCCAGTGCACAGTGACTGAAGTCTGA
- the echdc1 gene encoding ethylmalonyl-CoA decarboxylase — translation MVLGAMRGQLLRSSSCAAWARLLRRQSRGCVYSSVHGFNREEIAKKLQVFPGGAVDLLKQESGIAVLTINYPSRMNAFSGSMMVELEERVSQLESWVDGKGVIVQGAAGTFCSGSDLNAVRAISNPQDGVKMCMFMQNALTRLLRVPLISVALVEGRALGGGAELATACDFRLMASGSAIQFVHKHMGLVPGWGGAARLCRIVGGRNALKLLGGALKVDPELGLQIGLADGVLEVPQPEEGAGVVLQQAESWLSQYTKGAAPVIRAVKKVVLSGRELPLSEALRTEKDIFGTVWGGQANLQALASKAKHR, via the exons ATGGTACTGGGTGCAATGAGGGGGCAGCTcctgaggagcagcagctgtgCAGCCTGGGCCAG GCTGCTGCGGAGACAGAGCAGAgggtgtgtgtactccagcgtCCACGGCTTCAACCGGGAGGAGATAGCGAAGAAGCTGCAGGTCTTTCCCGGAGGCGCCGTCGACCTGCTCAAACAGGAGTCTGGCATCGCTGTGCTCACCATCAACTACCCGTCCCGCATGAATGCCTTCTCCG GCAGCATGATGGTGGAactggaggagagggtgagcCAGCTGGAGAGCTGGGTGGATGGTAAAGGCGTCATTGTTCAGGGCGCTGCTGGAACTTTCTGCTCGGGATCGGACCTCAACGCCGTGAGGGCGATATCGAACCCGCAG GATGGGGTGAAGATGTGTATGTTCATGCAGAATGCTCTTACAAGACTACTCAG GGTGCCTCTCATCTCTGTTGCTCTGGTGGAGGGGAGGGCGCTGGGAGGAGGTGCTGAACTCGCCACCGCCTGTGATTTCAG GTTGATGGCATCTGGCAGTGCGATCCAGTTCGTCCACAAACACATGGGCCTGGTCCCGGGCTGGGGCGGCGCCGCTCGACTTTGCCGCATAGTCGGAGGCCGGAACGCCCTGAAGCTGCTCGGCGGCGCTCTAAAAGTGGATCCCGAACTTGGCCTGCAGATCGGCCTGGCAGATGGAGTGCTGGAGGTCCCCCAGCCAGAGGAAGGTGCCGGGGTCGTCCTCCAGCAGGCCGAGAGCTGGCTCAGTCAGTACACGAAAGGAGCCGCCCCGGTGATCCGGGCTGTGAAGAAGGTCGTGTTGTCGGGGAGAGAGCTCCCTCTGTCAGAGGCTCTGAGGACTGAGAAGGATATATTTGGGACGGTGTGGGGGGGGCAGGCGAACCTGCAGGCTCTGGCCAGCAAGGCCAAACACAGGTGA